One part of the Odontesthes bonariensis isolate fOdoBon6 chromosome 13, fOdoBon6.hap1, whole genome shotgun sequence genome encodes these proteins:
- the LOC142397183 gene encoding uncharacterized protein LOC142397183, with protein MLIVFYALLMLGVGRSTDDFKFVTTSFTVGQNVTLTCPRQKSLLHQETLYWIRLVSGNWPEFLGATYNFDDKFDDVNQIPHIKAKQGDETFILHFNGAKLSDTGLYYCFKIKQLYMTFLYRTFLKIKGPEPDITAVIQEPPSDPVHPGDPVTLQCSVLFKSEKKTCSADHSVYWFRTGSDDSHPGLIYGNSGDGCERLPETNSTQKCVYSHSRSVSSSDAGTYYCAVAACGEILFGNGAKLDIQAPNMWDLQTANTVLLLLCAALMTTLIVISVLIYTIKKKTCGCYNDDVTACNDHHSQQRDEVSLTYAAPTFTRKKAGRAERRNVKAPQEETVYTDVRALGIH; from the exons GATCAACAGATGATTTTAAGTTTGTGACGACATCTTTCACTGTTGGACAAAATGTGACCCTGACGTGTCCTCGTCAGAAGTCTCTTCTGCACCAAGAAACCTTGTATTGGATCCGACTTGTTTCTGGAAACTGGCCCGAATTTCTGGGAGCAACTTATAACTTTGATGATAAGTTTGATGATGTTAACCAGATTCCTCACATTAAAGCAAAACAAGGGGATGAAACCTTTATTCTACATTTTAATGGAGCTAAGCTAAGTGACACTGGTCTTTACTACTGTTTTAAAATCAAACAACTCTACATGACTTTTTTGTACAGAACCTTTTTGAAAATTAAAG gaccagaaccagataTCACTGCTGTTATTCAGGAGCCTCCTTCTGATCCGGTCCATCCAGGAGACCCAGTGACTCTTCAGTGTTCAGTCCTCTTTAAATCTGAGAAGAAAACCTGTTCAGCAGATCACAGTGTGTACTGGTTCAGAACTGGATCAGATGATTCTCATCCTGGTTTAATTTATGGAAACAGTGGTGATGGGTGTGAAAGGCTTCCTGAGACTAACTCAACACAGAAATGTGTCTACAGCCACTCCAGGAGCGTCAGCTCCTCTGATGCTGGGACTTACTACTGTGCTGTGGCTGCATGTGGAGAAATTTTATTTGGAAATGGAGCAAAACTGGACATCCAAG CACCCAACATGTGGGATCTGCAGACAGCCAATACAGTTCTCCTGCTGTTATGTGCTGCTTTGATGACAACTCTCATTGTTATATCCGTCCTCATTTATACCATCAAGAAGAAAACTTGTGGTTGTTATAATG ATGATGTAACAGCCTGCAATGATCATCACAGTCAGCAG AGAGATGAGGTCTCATTGACTTATGCTGCACCAACCTTCACGAGGAAGAAAGctggcagagcagagagaaggAATGTAAAAGCTCCTCAGGAGGAGACGGTTTACACTGATGTCAGAGCTTTGGGGATACATTAA